The following are encoded together in the Bacteroidota bacterium genome:
- a CDS encoding MATE family efflux transporter encodes MQNFWQQYRSDIRQTFLLSLPIIIGQLGNILMGLFDNAMVGAMTSTAFDPNEPERYGAMAVAAAGVSNAIYFLFTVLGVGIMMAVSTLVSISKAKDDTAACGGYLKYSIVASFLITVLLTVVLLLMIDNIELFVKGELIQKMGREYLFIITLGTFPMLAGLAVKNFTDGLSYTKPAMVITLIGVVMNIFLNWLFIYGNWGFPAWELNGAGYATVISRVFIFVALLVYVFRSKLLAAYRVMPKGINLASPQLKQIFKIGLPSGLQYFFEVGAFAAANVMTTWIGPYQSAAHQVALYLAAVSYMISVGLSSGGAIRVGTAFSDRNLGAIKRAGYSALIWVTFSMAITASIFLIFNQTLPGLFNKQADVMAYASSLLLIAALFQFSDGAQAVALGILRGVTDVRYPTVVTLFAYWAVGLPLAYVFAFNFDLGVEGIWYGLTIGLTISAVLLTRRFWVLTTKKSPFSPKFD; translated from the coding sequence ATGCAGAACTTTTGGCAACAATACCGCAGCGATATCAGGCAAACTTTTTTGCTCAGTCTGCCTATTATTATAGGTCAGCTGGGTAATATTTTAATGGGGTTGTTTGATAATGCAATGGTAGGAGCAATGACATCCACAGCATTCGATCCTAATGAGCCTGAAAGATACGGTGCAATGGCAGTAGCGGCAGCAGGTGTAAGCAATGCTATTTATTTTTTGTTTACAGTGCTTGGCGTGGGTATTATGATGGCTGTTTCAACATTAGTTTCCATTAGTAAAGCAAAGGATGACACAGCCGCTTGCGGAGGGTATTTAAAGTATAGCATTGTAGCTTCGTTTCTTATAACCGTTTTGCTTACAGTTGTTTTGTTATTGATGATTGATAACATAGAGTTGTTTGTAAAGGGGGAATTGATACAGAAAATGGGGCGTGAGTATTTGTTTATTATAACACTGGGCACATTTCCTATGTTGGCGGGGTTGGCGGTTAAAAACTTTACCGACGGACTTTCTTACACCAAACCCGCTATGGTAATTACCTTAATAGGGGTGGTAATGAATATATTTCTGAACTGGCTATTTATTTATGGAAACTGGGGCTTCCCTGCATGGGAATTAAACGGAGCAGGTTACGCCACCGTCATATCTCGTGTTTTCATATTTGTAGCGCTATTGGTGTACGTTTTCCGTTCTAAACTATTGGCTGCATACAGGGTAATGCCTAAAGGAATTAACCTTGCATCACCACAATTAAAACAAATATTCAAAATTGGCTTGCCATCAGGCTTGCAATACTTTTTTGAGGTAGGAGCCTTTGCCGCCGCCAATGTAATGACTACCTGGATAGGCCCCTACCAGTCAGCAGCCCATCAGGTAGCCTTGTACTTAGCCGCTGTATCCTACATGATTTCAGTCGGGCTTTCATCAGGAGGGGCGATACGTGTTGGAACTGCATTTAGCGACAGAAATTTAGGAGCCATTAAACGCGCAGGCTATTCGGCACTTATATGGGTTACCTTCTCAATGGCAATAACGGCCTCAATATTTTTGATATTTAACCAAACCTTGCCTGGCTTGTTCAACAAGCAAGCCGATGTAATGGCCTACGCATCATCGTTACTACTTATAGCGGCTTTGTTCCAGTTTTCTGACGGGGCACAAGCCGTTGCATTGGGCATATTGCGCGGTGTTACCGATGTGCGTTACCCAACCGTAGTTACACTATTTGCTTACTGGGCGGTAGGTTTGCCTTTGGCCTATGTATTTGCCTTTAACTTTGATTTGGGAGTAGAGGGTATTTGGTATGGCCTCACCATAGGACTTACAATCTCAGCGGTATTGCTTACCCGTCGTTTTTGGGTACTTACAACGAAGAAGAGCCCCTTTTCACCGAAATTTGATTAG
- a CDS encoding S46 family peptidase — protein sequence MIKKVVLSLFLAFSMLAANASFEPSDEGMWLPILLKKYNYDQMKKLGLKLKPEQIYDVNKASLKDAILWFGGGCTGEIVSGTGLVLTNHHCGYGAIQSHSTVQDNILDNGFWAKTLAEEKQNAGLSVSLLVRMEDVSSQIMPALMGLNDEQKAGKIKELSDTIAKRATNGTHYEAFVKDIFKNNQYILYVMERFTDIRLVGTPPQNIGKFGGDTDNWMWPRHTGDYSMFRIYANKENKPADYSTENVPYKPKYSLSISLDGVKEGDYAMIMGFPGRTNRYETAMGIQMAIDKVNPAIVKLREKRLELMKQQMSKDVAVRIQLSSRYAQIANYWKYFIGQTEQIKRLKVVDQKKADEAKFKTWAEGKAEYANLFNNIDKAYAEYLPICTHRTYLSEGILGSIILNQASGFASLDKALAEGKEDAKTKAVDGLKKRTEAIFKLYNPTVEENILAAMLGYFYSDIPKDQHPAILGEILAQYPGVSADEAFTKYAASVMANSMMVSQDKINAYLANPTLEALNADPAYKLVKAFNDNYDKNYKARVDAFNAATAKEGELYIKGLMAMDPTRNFYPDANSTFRLTYGSVKGYTAKDAVVYKHFTTLDGVEEKYVPGDDEFDVPAKLLELNRNNDFGAYADKATGELITCFITDNDITGGNSGSPVMNGKGELIGLAFDGNWEAMSGDIVFDTRYKRTISVDIRYVLFTIDKLAGATNIIKELNLVKGGKKVTIY from the coding sequence ATGATAAAAAAAGTAGTACTATCCTTATTCCTAGCCTTTAGCATGCTTGCTGCTAATGCCTCGTTCGAACCGTCTGACGAGGGAATGTGGCTGCCCATTTTGCTAAAAAAATACAATTACGACCAAATGAAAAAGCTGGGCTTGAAACTTAAGCCAGAGCAGATTTATGACGTAAATAAAGCCAGCCTGAAAGATGCCATCCTTTGGTTTGGCGGAGGTTGTACAGGTGAAATAGTATCGGGTACAGGGTTGGTACTTACTAACCACCACTGCGGATACGGAGCCATACAATCACACAGTACAGTTCAAGATAACATCTTAGACAATGGCTTTTGGGCTAAAACACTAGCCGAAGAAAAACAAAACGCCGGTCTTAGCGTATCACTATTGGTGCGTATGGAAGATGTATCATCGCAAATAATGCCTGCTTTGATGGGCTTAAACGATGAGCAAAAAGCCGGAAAAATTAAAGAACTAAGCGATACAATTGCTAAAAGGGCTACCAATGGTACTCACTACGAAGCATTTGTAAAAGACATCTTTAAAAACAACCAATACATACTATATGTAATGGAGCGCTTTACCGATATTCGTTTAGTAGGAACTCCCCCTCAAAACATTGGTAAATTTGGTGGTGATACTGATAACTGGATGTGGCCGCGTCACACCGGTGATTACTCAATGTTCCGTATCTACGCCAACAAAGAGAATAAACCTGCTGATTACTCAACCGAGAACGTACCCTACAAACCCAAATACTCACTTTCAATTTCATTGGATGGTGTTAAAGAAGGCGATTACGCTATGATTATGGGTTTCCCCGGTCGCACCAACCGTTACGAAACCGCAATGGGTATCCAGATGGCAATTGATAAAGTAAACCCTGCCATTGTGAAATTGCGTGAAAAAAGGCTAGAATTGATGAAGCAACAAATGAGCAAAGACGTTGCTGTTCGTATTCAACTATCATCACGTTATGCTCAAATTGCTAACTACTGGAAATACTTCATCGGCCAAACCGAGCAAATCAAACGTCTTAAAGTAGTTGACCAAAAGAAAGCCGACGAAGCCAAGTTTAAAACATGGGCAGAAGGTAAAGCCGAATACGCTAACCTCTTCAATAACATTGATAAAGCCTACGCTGAGTACTTGCCTATTTGTACACACCGCACCTATTTGAGTGAAGGTATCTTGGGTTCAATCATTCTTAACCAAGCATCAGGTTTTGCAAGTTTGGATAAAGCCCTTGCCGAAGGTAAAGAAGATGCAAAAACTAAAGCCGTTGATGGTTTGAAAAAACGCACAGAAGCTATCTTTAAACTATACAACCCAACTGTTGAAGAAAACATATTGGCTGCAATGTTGGGCTACTTCTACTCTGATATTCCTAAAGACCAACACCCTGCTATTTTGGGTGAGATTTTGGCTCAATACCCCGGTGTTAGCGCTGATGAAGCCTTTACTAAATATGCCGCCAGCGTTATGGCAAACAGTATGATGGTATCGCAAGATAAAATCAACGCGTACTTAGCCAACCCAACGTTGGAAGCTTTGAATGCCGACCCTGCTTACAAGCTGGTAAAAGCATTTAACGATAACTACGATAAAAACTACAAAGCCCGTGTTGATGCATTTAATGCCGCTACAGCTAAAGAAGGTGAATTGTACATTAAAGGTTTGATGGCAATGGACCCGACCAGAAACTTTTATCCTGATGCTAACAGCACTTTCCGCCTAACCTATGGTTCGGTAAAAGGATATACCGCAAAAGATGCGGTAGTGTATAAGCACTTTACTACTCTTGACGGTGTTGAAGAGAAATATGTACCCGGTGATGACGAGTTTGATGTACCTGCAAAATTGTTGGAACTAAACCGTAACAACGACTTTGGTGCCTATGCTGATAAAGCCACCGGAGAATTGATTACCTGCTTTATTACTGATAACGATATTACCGGCGGTAATAGCGGTAGCCCTGTAATGAACGGTAAAGGTGAATTGATTGGTTTGGCATTTGACGGTAACTGGGAAGCAATGAGCGGTGATATTGTATTTGATACCCGCTACAAACGTACTATTAGCGTAGATATACGCTATGTATTGTTTACCATTGATAAACTGGCCGGTGCAACCAACATCATCAAAGAACTTAATCTTGTAAAAGGTGGTAAAAAAGTAACCATCTACTAA
- a CDS encoding DUF4920 domain-containing protein — MKKILILFAALAAFTACEKKLPSTGTFGDQSVTADAATPIAEFMATATEAEKTGKVTGTITKVCQSKGCWFNLDLGSDKYVRIITKDHSFSIPKDASGKTAIAQGVLRTKTTDVERLKHLAEDEGKSKEDIAKITEPKVEYEFEATGVIIK; from the coding sequence ATGAAAAAGATATTGATATTGTTTGCTGCACTTGCTGCATTTACCGCTTGCGAAAAGAAACTACCCAGTACAGGTACTTTTGGCGACCAAAGCGTTACTGCCGATGCTGCTACCCCTATTGCTGAGTTTATGGCTACAGCAACAGAAGCTGAGAAAACAGGAAAAGTAACAGGTACTATTACTAAAGTGTGCCAAAGTAAAGGCTGCTGGTTTAACCTTGATTTGGGAAGCGATAAATATGTACGCATTATTACCAAAGACCACTCTTTTTCTATTCCTAAAGATGCCAGCGGTAAAACTGCCATTGCACAAGGTGTTTTAAGAACCAAAACAACCGATGTGGAGCGTTTGAAACACCTTGCGGAAGACGAAGGCAAAAGCAAAGAAGATATAGCTAAAATTACCGAGCCCAAAGTTGAATATGAGTTTGAGGCTACAGGGGTGATAATAAAGTAA
- a CDS encoding DUF3298 and DUF4163 domain-containing protein: protein MNKIQLLATMVALAVMAACETKGHEGGLTHGDNAEKIPDSTMHDLMPSDTLFYLVQGFDKTINGCVSDTADCASFKSSFPVIEARLHGQVSDSVNNFIRQKLYSPLIGDRPANGINDLLAPYYEAYEQAKREGANRGETYTPAWYYSRFFTVNENTPRMFTLAHHEQSFAGGAHPNQFVNYYHFNPSTGARMTAADVFKPGYQAAITKMAEKKFLRKMQLLAGSNLEEQGFWFKDNKFTLPSNFYITENGIKFFFNPYEVAAYAVGKIEMSFTYAEVESWLRDEFNPKKIEEKKQHEAAESVKAK from the coding sequence ATGAACAAAATTCAACTACTGGCTACAATGGTAGCACTGGCCGTGATGGCCGCCTGTGAGACTAAAGGACACGAGGGAGGGCTTACGCATGGTGATAATGCCGAAAAAATCCCTGATTCAACCATGCATGATTTGATGCCTTCGGATACACTATTTTACTTGGTGCAAGGGTTTGATAAAACCATTAACGGTTGTGTTAGCGATACGGCTGATTGTGCCAGTTTTAAATCAAGCTTTCCTGTAATTGAGGCTCGTTTACACGGACAAGTATCCGACTCGGTAAACAATTTTATCCGTCAGAAATTATACAGCCCGTTGATTGGTGACAGGCCTGCAAACGGCATCAACGACTTGTTGGCTCCATATTATGAAGCCTACGAACAGGCCAAGCGTGAGGGTGCAAACCGTGGCGAAACTTATACTCCGGCATGGTACTACAGTCGTTTCTTTACTGTAAATGAAAACACCCCGCGAATGTTTACGTTGGCTCACCACGAGCAAAGTTTTGCCGGTGGTGCACACCCTAATCAGTTTGTAAACTATTATCACTTTAACCCAAGCACAGGGGCACGTATGACTGCTGCCGATGTATTTAAACCCGGTTATCAGGCAGCCATTACTAAAATGGCCGAAAAGAAGTTTTTACGAAAAATGCAGCTACTCGCAGGGAGTAATCTTGAGGAGCAAGGCTTTTGGTTTAAAGACAATAAGTTCACCTTACCGTCTAACTTTTACATCACTGAAAATGGCATCAAATTCTTTTTCAACCCGTATGAAGTGGCAGCTTATGCTGTAGGTAAAATTGAAATGTCGTTTACCTATGCCGAGGTGGAAAGCTGGCTGCGTGATGAGTTTAATCCTAAAAAGATTGAAGAGAAGAAACAACACGAAGCCGCAGAGTCGGTAAAAGCGAAATAA
- a CDS encoding T9SS type A sorting domain-containing protein has protein sequence MKTNTLVKALLPMLLLGHCATTVVAQTPAEKKEEYRIKIMKVEDGKTFSIDTVFYSKEDLHKFHDQHIKQLSEEGKLPEKFTFKLDDTENGKDILIMHGDTTQGKEIMIKRAFPGEMGNEPFTIKIEGETSEEHNVTIIGDDTSIQHNVIIKRMHTDSLHDVLQLLPEGIDSKMLESELKNLPKGAEVRMVKIIAFINLEEPTKEELKKNNNAEIKKAANEKQLTVNQLNVYPNPSNGKFALDFELAEKGKTQLLVTDLQGKEIYKEEFVNEGTGLQTRQLDLSNQAGGFYLLKIKNGDKSLVKKIVLQHSAE, from the coding sequence ATGAAAACAAACACATTAGTAAAGGCATTGCTGCCCATGTTGCTGTTGGGCCATTGCGCTACCACGGTTGTTGCACAAACACCCGCTGAGAAAAAAGAAGAATACCGTATTAAAATTATGAAGGTTGAGGACGGTAAAACCTTTAGTATTGATACAGTTTTTTACAGCAAAGAGGATTTGCACAAGTTTCACGACCAACACATCAAACAACTATCGGAAGAAGGAAAATTGCCCGAAAAATTTACCTTTAAACTGGATGACACCGAAAACGGTAAAGACATTTTGATTATGCACGGTGATACCACCCAAGGAAAGGAAATAATGATTAAACGAGCTTTTCCGGGTGAAATGGGCAACGAGCCTTTTACTATTAAAATTGAGGGCGAAACATCTGAAGAACATAACGTAACAATTATCGGTGATGACACTTCTATTCAACACAATGTAATTATTAAGCGTATGCACACTGACAGCCTGCACGATGTATTGCAGTTGCTGCCAGAGGGCATTGACAGTAAAATGCTTGAAAGTGAGTTGAAAAACCTACCTAAAGGTGCTGAGGTACGTATGGTTAAAATTATTGCATTCATCAACCTTGAAGAGCCTACAAAAGAGGAGTTGAAAAAGAACAATAACGCCGAGATTAAAAAGGCTGCGAATGAAAAACAACTGACCGTGAACCAACTGAACGTGTACCCCAACCCAAGTAACGGCAAGTTTGCGTTGGATTTTGAACTGGCTGAAAAAGGTAAAACGCAACTGTTGGTTACCGACTTGCAAGGCAAAGAAATATATAAAGAGGAATTTGTGAACGAGGGTACAGGACTGCAAACCCGCCAATTGGATTTGAGCAACCAAGCAGGGGGTTTCTACTTGCTGAAAATTAAAAACGGCGATAAGTCGCTGGTGAAGAAAATCGTGCTTCAACACTCGGCAGAGTAA
- a CDS encoding HAMP domain-containing histidine kinase, with protein MAKANLHTNFALLKQRTINIIITLSLLCVLAVLFSQGIWIRNSLAIGESNFDYAVNEALKQVVAKMEKQKVYRVFNHHTSNEGFKVDTAKMNVIKSDSIIEIRSISRDTGYNKLTHKTQIVYLDTLSKVRSWEQRIDSIVGDILVDLSVDSLHTAVSLKQQNIDSTIKEALEQNGINTGFECAVKNHSGELLLHSENFDKNAPNIYKTVMSPNSLALHRNELLVQIPQADKNRKMWSSSLRVLIHSAVFVLFIMVTFWLTIRTILKQKKISTIKNDFINNMTHEFKTPIATIGLAADALKETGSEQVVHFASIIKQESLNMNQKVETILQMALLEQQQVKLALRVLNVHTLLEQAQAHFELQLKAKQAIVKTDFAATIPNVLADALHLTNVFANVIDNALKYSEGQPVLHIVTKNQDGQVVISISDEGIGMSKEEQKRVFDKFYRAQSGNIHNTKGFGLGLSYALQIVQLHKGTISLESTKNKGTVVTISLPVIHE; from the coding sequence ATGGCAAAGGCAAACCTGCATACTAATTTTGCCTTATTGAAACAACGTACTATAAATATTATTATCACTCTTAGCCTTTTGTGTGTGTTGGCGGTGCTGTTTTCACAAGGTATTTGGATAAGAAATTCATTAGCCATTGGTGAATCGAATTTTGACTATGCTGTTAACGAAGCGCTCAAACAAGTAGTGGCTAAGATGGAAAAGCAGAAGGTGTACCGAGTATTTAACCACCATACATCCAACGAGGGCTTTAAGGTGGATACGGCAAAAATGAACGTTATTAAAAGCGACTCTATTATTGAGATTAGAAGTATTAGCAGGGATACAGGCTATAATAAGCTTACCCACAAAACCCAAATCGTGTATTTAGATACCCTAAGCAAGGTAAGAAGTTGGGAACAGCGCATTGATAGTATTGTAGGGGATATTTTGGTAGATTTAAGCGTTGATTCACTGCATACGGCTGTGAGCTTGAAGCAACAAAACATTGATTCAACCATAAAAGAAGCATTGGAACAAAATGGTATCAATACAGGATTTGAGTGTGCCGTAAAAAATCATAGCGGAGAACTACTGCTTCATTCAGAAAATTTTGACAAGAATGCCCCTAATATTTATAAAACTGTTATGTCTCCCAACAGCCTTGCCCTGCACCGCAACGAACTGTTGGTACAAATACCGCAGGCTGATAAAAACCGTAAAATGTGGTCGTCGTCGTTGCGGGTGCTTATCCACTCAGCAGTTTTTGTGTTGTTTATTATGGTAACCTTTTGGCTAACCATTCGCACCATACTAAAGCAAAAGAAAATCAGCACGATAAAAAACGACTTTATCAATAACATGACCCACGAGTTCAAAACCCCCATTGCAACCATCGGGCTTGCCGCCGATGCGCTTAAAGAAACCGGAAGCGAACAAGTGGTGCATTTTGCTTCAATAATTAAGCAGGAAAGCCTGAACATGAATCAAAAGGTAGAAACCATATTGCAAATGGCGCTTTTGGAGCAACAGCAAGTGAAATTGGCATTGCGGGTACTAAACGTTCATACATTGTTAGAGCAGGCGCAGGCACATTTTGAACTGCAACTGAAAGCCAAGCAGGCTATTGTTAAAACAGACTTTGCGGCTACTATTCCCAATGTATTGGCCGATGCGTTGCACCTTACCAATGTATTTGCCAATGTAATAGATAATGCGCTGAAATACTCAGAAGGGCAACCTGTGCTGCACATAGTCACAAAAAACCAAGACGGGCAGGTTGTAATAAGCATAAGCGATGAAGGCATAGGCATGAGCAAAGAGGAGCAAAAACGTGTGTTTGATAAGTTTTATCGTGCCCAAAGCGGCAACATACACAACACCAAAGGGTTTGGGTTGGGGCTAAGTTATGCCTTGCAAATAGTGCAGTTGCATAAAGGCACTATCAGCCTTGAAAGCACAAAAAATAAAGGAACTGTAGTAACCATCAGCTTGCCTGTAATACATGAATAA
- a CDS encoding response regulator transcription factor — protein sequence MNNSPHILLVEDDVNFGSVLKSFLEMHQYNVTLCDNGEKGYSAFRAGSFDICLVDVMMPYKDGFTLVQEIRRFDSVVPVVFITAKSMKPDVLNGFEVGADDYITKPFDSEILLQKIKALLRRSTRKASEDIQVSGEIAIGGFVFNTQTRELQGFGNIVNLSPKEAELLTLLCNEGQTLLERHKALVKLWGEDSYFTARSMDVYITRLRGYFKPDASISIINVQRKGFRLVVS from the coding sequence ATGAATAATAGCCCCCACATATTGTTGGTTGAAGACGATGTGAACTTCGGTTCGGTGCTGAAATCGTTTTTAGAGATGCACCAATACAACGTTACCCTGTGTGATAACGGCGAAAAGGGGTATTCTGCGTTTAGGGCAGGCAGTTTTGATATTTGCTTGGTAGATGTGATGATGCCCTACAAAGACGGTTTTACGTTGGTGCAGGAAATACGGAGGTTTGACAGCGTGGTTCCCGTAGTTTTTATTACAGCCAAAAGCATGAAACCGGATGTATTAAACGGATTTGAAGTGGGAGCGGATGATTACATTACCAAGCCGTTTGACAGTGAGATTTTATTACAGAAAATTAAAGCCTTATTACGCAGGAGTACTCGTAAAGCCTCAGAAGACATACAGGTTAGCGGAGAAATAGCCATAGGTGGTTTTGTGTTTAATACCCAAACCCGCGAGTTGCAGGGCTTTGGAAACATTGTTAATCTATCGCCGAAAGAAGCCGAACTATTAACCTTGCTTTGCAACGAGGGACAAACGTTGCTCGAAAGGCATAAGGCCCTTGTGAAGTTGTGGGGAGAAGACAGCTACTTTACTGCCCGCAGTATGGACGTGTACATCACCCGCTTGCGCGGTTACTTTAAACCCGATGCTTCTATCAGCATTATAAATGTCCAACGTAAGGGGTTCAGACTGGTCGTTAGTTAA
- a CDS encoding replication-associated recombination protein A, which yields MNTQLPPLAERLRPQTLDEYTGQEHLVGEGAVLRKAIENGTVPSLIFWGPPGVGKTTLAQLIANYMELPFFALSAIQSGVKEVRAVFDQADTVGKSILFIDEIHRFNKAQQDALLAAVERGKIILMGATTENPSFEVISALLSRCQVYILKSLGDKELGEILNRAIATDEVLKTLEIEVQETDALFHLSGGDGRKLLNLLELTINQQTGNKRVLNNQAVMAAAQNKMAMYDKSGEQHYDIISAFIKSMRGSDPNGAVYWLARMLEGGEDPKFIARRMVIFASEDVGNANPNALLLASSTFQAVTQIGMPEGRIILSQTAVYLASSVKSNASYVAIGAAAELVRKTGDLPVPLHLRNAVTKLMKNIGYGKEYKYAHDFDNSFIEMDFLPEAINGTKLYDPGNNARENELRKFLKDRWKEKYGY from the coding sequence ATGAATACCCAATTACCTCCTTTGGCAGAGCGGTTGCGCCCGCAAACGCTGGATGAATATACCGGACAGGAACACCTTGTAGGCGAAGGTGCTGTATTGCGCAAAGCCATTGAAAACGGAACTGTACCCTCACTGATTTTTTGGGGACCTCCGGGGGTGGGTAAAACCACGTTGGCACAACTGATTGCCAATTATATGGAGTTGCCGTTTTTTGCCCTTAGTGCCATCCAATCGGGGGTGAAGGAAGTGCGCGCTGTATTTGACCAAGCCGATACGGTGGGTAAAAGCATTTTATTTATTGACGAGATACACCGCTTTAACAAAGCCCAACAGGATGCTTTGCTGGCGGCGGTAGAACGGGGTAAAATAATACTGATGGGGGCTACCACTGAAAACCCATCGTTTGAGGTGATTTCGGCGTTACTATCAAGATGTCAGGTGTATATTCTGAAATCGTTGGGCGATAAAGAATTGGGCGAGATATTAAACCGAGCCATTGCTACCGATGAAGTGCTAAAGACACTGGAGATTGAGGTGCAGGAAACGGATGCTTTGTTTCATCTGAGCGGTGGCGACGGACGCAAGCTGTTGAATCTGCTGGAGCTTACCATTAACCAACAAACGGGTAACAAGCGAGTGTTGAATAACCAAGCGGTAATGGCGGCGGCGCAAAACAAAATGGCGATGTACGATAAAAGCGGGGAGCAGCACTACGATATTATTTCGGCGTTTATAAAATCGATGCGGGGCAGCGACCCGAACGGGGCTGTGTATTGGCTGGCACGTATGCTGGAAGGTGGCGAAGACCCTAAGTTTATTGCCCGCCGTATGGTAATTTTTGCCAGCGAAGATGTGGGCAATGCAAACCCCAATGCCTTGCTGCTGGCAAGCAGCACTTTCCAAGCAGTTACGCAGATTGGTATGCCTGAGGGACGTATTATCCTCTCGCAAACGGCGGTGTATTTGGCCAGTTCGGTTAAAAGCAATGCTTCGTATGTGGCTATTGGGGCAGCGGCTGAATTGGTGCGTAAAACGGGCGATTTACCCGTACCGCTTCATTTACGCAATGCTGTTACCAAGCTGATGAAGAATATTGGCTATGGAAAAGAGTACAAATATGCCCACGACTTTGACAACAGTTTTATTGAAATGGACTTTTTGCCTGAAGCCATTAACGGCACTAAACTATACGACCCCGGCAACAATGCCCGCGAAAACGAACTCCGCAAGTTTTTGAAAGACAGGTGGAAGGAGAAATACGGGTATTAG